Below is a genomic region from Raphanus sativus cultivar WK10039 chromosome 4, ASM80110v3, whole genome shotgun sequence.
AAACAACATGATCGCACATAAtgtattttttaagaaaaaaattaatttatgaaaatccattgtttaaaaaaaaaaacaaaaaaacaaaagaggaaTGGCACGATTGTTTTTTTAggattttgtttttgagaaatttcttttataataacATAATGTCCTTCAATTATTACAACAAACCATAGTTATTTTACAAACTTTTGGAAGGAATAAAATCAGAACCGATAGGTATCATATCATATAATgtattacttatttttattgtttttatcatCTTTCATAAATTTCTCCATCTCCACAAATTAACGCTTCATATCATCTCTGCTGAATTCTTCGAGCTTTTCTTTGAAGGTAACGAATTCCTCCAATGTCAGATCTGATATATCGTATATTTCAAGAGTCTCTTCGTTTCTCTTCTTTAAAACCTATAATATATGGAGAAAAATGATTCAAGTTGTTAGCCACCAAAAAGATAAGATTGTTTgtagacaaaacaaaaaaaaaagatatacacACAGATACTCCAACTATGACTCTCATAACTCAGCGATAATAAGATCAAATATTTCAATATCAGAATCTACATGTTAAAATCAGCTGgttcaaactttttttataataaggatttttgaattttgcaaaatattattcaacataatattattttcgaaaaaaataaaatttaacaaatatttaaaatataatacttaCATTCTCATGCTCTTTCTGATGTTTTAGTTCTTCCTTGAGTTCATCGAGTTTGGCACGACTCTCGATAATCCTAGTTTGCAAGGGCGGAGATGTTTCTGATCTCTGTTGATTAGGGTTCTTATGACGTTCAATCACAGAGTTGAAGCATGGACTTCCAAACACATAGGGTCGCCCATTGGAAGACATGAGCAAAACAGCAACTTGAACATTACAAAGTTTTGCAAGTGCATCAGCTTTGCTAAATATACCAATTCGGCGTTTTAATTCAGTTTTTTGTCTTGTGAGGCGATCTTGAATGAAttttatctctatttttttacgACCCATCTTTTTTTTCTGATGTTAATTATTGTAACTAGTGTAACCCTTTTTATAGATGTGTTGGGTTAAGTAGAGAAACGGTAAAATATCTTTTctatgtattttcataaaacTTCTAATTGGTGGTGAAATAACACAAGATAACACCATTATCTTTTATCTCATCTTATCCCACATTTATAGTATGAATTCTGTAATACCATTGGactagtattaattttaaattttattctataaacataaatatttttctttaaatgacAGTTGACATGAACATCCACATTGGACTACTATTATTTCTAGATTTTATtctataaacataaatatttttctttaaatgacAGTTGACAAGTTTCAAACATCCATATTGGCAACGATATTGTTTTCTAAacaatatatgaaattcttttaaataaagaaagtatattaaattttattttccaaaaggAAATCTagaaatttcaaatattcaaaatagaGCACCatgaaaatattgaatttttctTGGCGGATATTTTTGAACCGTTAAGACTGCAagttctttttatattttaacttaaAGTGGCGATATTTAGAGGGAGATATCAGTTCATAAAGGAAGATCTGTTGGAGATGCAGGCTATGTTGGAGAAGATGAGGATGATCGAGAAAGTTTCTTAAGGACATGGACGAGATTCTGaggaagaaggaggaggagctCAAGACGGAGTTGAAGAAGCTTCAGAAGATAAAGGAGTTTAATCCTAACATGGTACAATCTCTAGATCTAGATCTAGCTTATGGGTTAGGTTATGTGATTAGCTTGGGACTTGGTTAGATCTCAATTATGTAGATATGATTGAACGTTCCATTAGGTTTGAGATTAGCATCAAGCACAAACACGTGGTTGCTGTTGAGGATTTTCTGATCATTGATGTATGTACTACTCATTTGGTTTCCAAGTCATTTCTAAGGAGACACGCGAGAGTgagaggccatgttctcaaatGGGGAATCAATAATGTTCTACGAAAGGTGGTACCAATGGTGAGGAAAACATGGAGGAGttattctttctttcctttttcagCAGATAATTTATTCACGATAGGGTaattatattatgatatttCACGTAGTATATTCAAATTTCAAGCACTGTGACTTTCTATAAATGAAGTAATTAGCCTTTTTACTATTTGGGGTTGTGAAACTTTAGGTGTTGGGAGAGGAGAGCTGCTTTTCGTGAACAAGAATGTTATGGAAGTAAATCTCAAGTATTTTAAGTTGTTCTCGAGgtctattatttaaaaatgttgaaCTTAACAAAGTTCTGTTTTTATAGGCCGCAAAGATGACAAGAGAAGAGTGGAAGAAGTTTTCAGATAAACAAAAAGCACCATACGAAAAGGTCTGTTCTTTTTGTATACTTGCATTCACAGCTATATAAATGCTTGATAATGAAGGAACTGATCAGGTGTGATATTAAACAGGTGTGGTATTAAACTGATCAGGTGTGATACCTGGAAGCAGTGGAGGAATACAAAAAGATGAAGGAAGAAGAGACCATGAGTCAAAACAAATAAGAAGAGAGGAGCTCATGAAACTCCATAAACAAGAATCTCTCCAACTGCTTAAGAAGAAGTAGAAAACCAACATTCTGATCAAGGTCACTCATTGAATCACACTTTCACCTTTAACTCACTAAATGCATTACAGTTTATAGCAGTGTCTGAACTGTTACAAAAAATATCTCCACAGCAAAGAAAGCTTTGACAGAAGAACGTAAAATGGAAGGTCTGtacaattttaaattaatcttCTGCTTTTAATAAGTGATACTGCTTGAACTCTTCTTGATTATGACAATGGGGACTTAAAGCTGGTCATGAAGGTGTttacttttcttcttttgtggGGACATAAGGTTAAGGAGTTTATCATTATATGCTTTACCTCTTCTGGAAGATCAAGATGGTTCATAACATTCTTTTCCTTAAAAATGTTTTTCCTGTTTGTGCTATTTATAGTTGTCTAATGCATTCGTCTTTATTGATCTCCCTGCAGATTGATTGGCGAGGAAATTTGTAATATGAAAATTCTAGggatgattctttttttttgtaacatagtCATATAAATATACTGGTTTACAGTTATTAACCCGTGTACTTTTATCAAACAAGTCTTTTAGGAGTTTTTGTTCGAATTTTTAAGTTCAGATTctaacatattaatatgtgaAAACTATGATGTTGTTGCAGGCAGAATCAACAAGTGCCACGAACGAGTCAATCCTCTAGGTTGCATTAGACCATGGGAAGCAAGCAAGAGTGATAAAGTTGCATGAGAGAGAAGTGGTGTGTCAGAAAGTTGGTAATGCATATATAGTCAAGATCATCGAGCTAGAGGATTGGTAAACTAGGAGCTATAATATTTTTCCTTTAATCTATTGTCGAATGAGTATATTAATTTGTTTCACAGATATGTAGTTTCATGAACAAGCTCATGCATTGCTAAAATTACATTTTGCATTGTTGAGATTATATGATCTCCCAACATATTTTCAATCTCATACATGTCACAGATATGTAGTTTCATGAGCAAGCTCATATATTGCTAAAACAAACTTTAATATCatgcataaaacaaaaaaaatatataacataaatacTCCttacacaacaaaaaaataaatttacaaacatataaatgttcttaaaataaaaaaataaaaaattactaaaagtTGAAATACAAAACAAACTCTATTGGAATCTTCTAATCACAATTTTcacaaaaagaattttttttttttttttgataaccgtgggGGTCCCAGGCTTCGCCCAGACTAATCCCACGAGGCCGACGGCAACCCACGTATTCTTACGATTTAACGCTAGCCTAACCCCGGTGGCCACCGCATGTCGAACCCATGGCGCTTCCTCTTTGGCGCTTACCACTGGACTACCATGAAGtggttacaaaaagaaaatattaataaaattaaatttaaaaaatgataattatcaAACTAAACACATTTTGATaagaaaaattaacataaaaaccCCTGCAATGTAGCGCAGATATTTACTTAGTCATAGGaaaataacaagaagaagaaactaagAGAAGTCGAGAGTCAGGAAGTGATTTTATAGCAGAGCTCTTTGGAGGTTCAAAAGTATTAGGACTAATATATCCGAACCTCATATTATTATATAAGGAATGGGACTAATTTCTTTTAAAGGTTTTCAATGTAGCTTTGTTCAGTAAGCAGCTTCCACGTATAGCTAACAGAACATATATCGCTCTCGCTAGAGTGTACAAGCAAAAGTATTTTAGTATGTCACATCCTCTAATAGACACCATTGGGCTGCCCCATCTTAT
It encodes:
- the LOC108852434 gene encoding uncharacterized protein LOC108852434 isoform X1, translating into MDEILRKKEEELKTELKKLQKIKEFNPNMSFLRRHARVRGHVLKWGINNVLRKVVPMVRKTWRSYSFFPFSADNLFTIGCWERRAAFREQECYGSRKDDKRRVEEVFR
- the LOC108852434 gene encoding high mobility group B protein 13-like isoform X2 yields the protein MDEILRKKEEELKTELKKLQKIKEFNPNMSFLRRHARVRGHVLKWGINNVLRKVVPMAAKMTREEWKKFSDKQKAPYEKVWY